The genomic interval TGAGACGGTCATCGGGTCTGGGCCGATATCCATGCCTTTGTCGAAGAGGTAAATTTGTTCACAGTCATAGGAGACGAGTAACTCACTTTTGTTTGAGTATGCCAACCCTGTTATGTGGTTATCAAGGGAGTCCAATAGATGACGCGGGCAGTAAGTAGTCACAGGTCGATTAATGCAAGTAGAAGCATCCCACTGATACATTCTAATGTCAAAAAGCCGAACGAATTGATCAAATCCTCCGATTGCAAAACAGTTACGGTCCATAGGATCTAACACTACACATTTGAGTTGTACTGGCAGGCCAGAGCCGGAGAATGAGATGCAAGAGAAAAGGTTCATAGGAGATGGAGTCCTCAGATCAAACTGCGAGAGAAGAATTGGCATAACATAGAGTTACATctagaaataaaaatcaaatgggAGAGGCTACTTGCCCGCTTCACAAAGCCATCTTCACCGCAGCTGTAAAATATGCGAGAGCTACCAGGCTCAATGGCAAGTTGGGGGACACTACCTACGTGCCTTCCGAGCACTGTGGTTGTTACCAAGCTATCATCTGCAATTTCATGAAGCTTCACCTGCAAAGAGAACGTATATTTTTCTGAACTTTTATGTTTAACATAGCCATATTGTAACAATAGAACTGTTGAAGCATTTATTGATGTACGAAGAGCTTGTATGCACGGCCAAAATTGTTATATAATGGCAGTGAAATGTTAATGTGCCCTGGCCTAACTCTAGTTTGATATTTGAGATAAAAGCAAGCTAACCCACATGAATTTAATCATATATAGTGGAAGATGCTAATGACTCTCCATCAAATTGCAGCAAAAACTTCAAGTGTACAAAGTATTACCGAGGATAATAGATCACAATAAgcaaaaacttttctttttgcTGAATCGGAAGAACAAATACTTACCAGAACAAAGTattttcttctaaaaaaaatagcatcaatTTTTATCCAAAGAGAGGCGGCGGTCATACATTTTTCTTGGGAAATAAAGAGCAAAGGAACAATTTCATAAAACCAAGATTAAAAGATACCAGGCCATCGAAGGAGGACGTAAGTATCATGCGATCATTAGTAAATGGTAGAAATTGGGCATCCATAACACTGTCCTGATGACCATGAGGATATGCAAACTTTTGTTTACCATCCAGCCAATTCCAGATCTTGACATTTGCGTCTCCAGCACCAGATATAAGAAGGCTTCCTGTTGGGTTAAATCGAATAGTATATATCCTACTGTCATGACCTTCTAAAGTCTGGTAGCAATCAAGACGCCTAATCAAGGCCTGCTTAGACAATACATGTCAAGTAGGTGCATCAGTCATCATAGCAAAATAGTGAGTAAATTTCATTTCAACCACAACTATTTAAGCAGTTTTGCAAATTTCGAGATTAGCCTCcatatatacaaacacataTAAGTGATCCTTAGTCCTCACTGCTACAAAATCCAGTTCATaaacttaaccaaatcaatAGATTGCATGCAGAAAACACAAGAAACGACAATATCCGACTGCTACAAAATCCAGTTCATaaacttaaccaaatcaatAGATTGCGTGCAGAAAACACAAGAAACGACAATATCCGACAATCATGGCATCAATAGATCAGACCCAATTAGTTTGATATCACtgaaaaaattattcatttccAAAAAAAGGCCATACAGTtttaaaccaaagaaaaaaattagttcAATTCAGAAAAAGGCCATATAAGCTCTTCCTCTTGGCTACATCTTACAATGAATTATTCAGAGAATCCGACAAACCGACATGATCAGACATGATTAAAAGAAATGCTGGATATACAATGAAAGATACCAGTAAAGTCCCGAATGTTAAAAGTTATAACCATGTGCGACAATTCGCCACATGTGACATCGATCAAAATCTACATGCTTGTAATGGAAATCTCCACAAGCCTGGCATAAAAATGGCTAATGCAGaaccttctttttttaaatacaataaaaagaaaaacctctATCGTAGCTAGTTCATTCATCATAGAAGAATCATTCAACAGGATTCACAATAATATTCAAGTCAAGAACCAATTGCATTTTCATATTCATACTAAAACTAGAACAATCAGATTAGGAAAAAGAACACAAAGGATATGATCTATTCATAGAACAGAATAAATTCAGCAGTTCATTTCTACCAAAGAATTTAAGCAATGCTACAGGAACAGGGAAAACAAGCCACAGAATATAGCACCACAAAGTCACATCTTTATTACCATGAAAGCTAACACTCACAAAAATGCTCATCCTAATCTAATCACAAGATACAGTATTAAAACACCTGAATTTCCACTGATCActgaaaacatcaacaaaataaaacctTGATTCTAAATTTCcactaattccaccttgaaaaAAACAAGCATTTGATCActgaaaacatcaacaaaataacaccTCGATTCTAAATTTCCATTAATTccaccatgaaaaaaaaaacaagcatttGATCActgaaaacatcaacaaaataacaccTTGATTCTAAATTTCcactaattccaccttgaaaaAGCATTTGATCActgaaaacatcaacaaaataacaccTTGATTCTAAATTTCCACTAATTccaccatgaaaaaaaaaacaagcatttGATCActgaaaacatcaacaaaataacaccTCGATTCTAAATTTCcactaattccaccttgaaaaaaaaacaagcatttGATCActgaaaacatcaacaaaataacaccTCGATTCTAAATTTCcactaattccaccttgaaaaaaaaacaagcatttGATCActgaaaacatcaacaaaataacaccTCGATTCTAAATTTCCACTAATTTCCACCTTGAAAAACAAGCATTTGATCacttaaaacatcaacaaaataacaccTCGATTCTAAATTTCcactaattccaccttgaaaaaaaaacaagcatttgatcaatgaaaacatcaacaaaataacaccTTGATTCTAAATTTTCACTAATTCAACCTTGAAAACCAA from Dioscorea cayenensis subsp. rotundata cultivar TDr96_F1 chromosome 7, TDr96_F1_v2_PseudoChromosome.rev07_lg8_w22 25.fasta, whole genome shotgun sequence carries:
- the LOC120265587 gene encoding WD and tetratricopeptide repeats protein 1-like isoform X2 produces the protein MRNSSRRSTGHVPHIWRREIGMSSPLLFERGFTSSEALIRRLDCYQTLEGHDSRIYTIRFNPTGSLLISGAGDANVKIWNWLDGKQKFAYPHGHQDSVMDAQFLPFTNDRMILTSSFDGLVKLHEIADDSLVTTTVLGRHVGSVPQLAIEPGSSRIFYSCGEDGFVKRFDLRTPSPMNLFSCISFSGSGLPVQLKCVVLDPMDRNCFAIGGFDQFVRLFDIRMYQWDASTCINRPVTTYCPRHLLDSLDNHITGLAYSNKSELLVSYDCEQIYLFDKGMDIGPDPMTVSEEHLLNLVQPRGYGGHRNTLPVKPVCFLGQREEYIVSGSECSNIFVWRKKDSKLLRKMVAGPSSVQVVATYPNTLFFASGGHDRKVRVWAPIGEEPERDPEPRNVESSCMTCIIS
- the LOC120265587 gene encoding WD and tetratricopeptide repeats protein 1-like isoform X1, with the protein product MRNSSRRSTGHVPHIWRREIGMSSPLLFERGFTSSEALIRRLDCYQTLEGHDSRIYTIRFNPTGSLLISGAGDANVKIWNWLDGKQKFAYPHGHQDSVMDAQFLPFTNDRMILTSSFDGLVKLHEIADDSLVTTTVLGRHVGSVPQLAIEPGSSRIFYSCGEDGFVKRFDLRTPSPMNLFSCISFSGSGLPVQLKCVVLDPMDRNCFAIGGFDQFVRLFDIRMYQWDASTCINRPVTTYCPRHLLDSLDNHITGLAYSNKSELLVSYDCEQIYLFDKGMDIGPDPMTVSEEHLLNLVQPRGYGGHRNTLPVKPVCFLGQREEYIVSGSECSNIFVWRKKDSKLLRKMVAGPSSVQVVATYPNTLFFASGGHDRKVRVWAPIGEEPERDPEPEVSFAEKCGKLMHDVHYFLTSTCRRVFFDEY